From a region of the Lentilactobacillus curieae genome:
- the rbsK gene encoding ribokinase, producing the protein MTNKVVVLGSLNVDTTLHIAQMPKPGETISAQSKTNSAGGKGANQAVAAVRSGADTSFIGQVGDDELGGFMVDALNGNGINTEKISKISEEGTGSAVILLDEAGQNCIMVYGGANQAIKPAMADECEDLIASADILISQFETPQDVTLRAFEIAKKHGVTTILNPAPATEIIDGLLAVTDLIVPNETESATLTGITVDDTESMDNNAAKFSEMGIDNLIITVGDRGAYYHTKNDSGFVKAFKVKAVDTTAAGDTFIGAFSSQVKKDLSNVEEALVYAQKASSITVQRAGALPSIPTSKEIAAEYK; encoded by the coding sequence ATGACAAATAAAGTGGTTGTTTTAGGAAGTTTAAATGTTGATACAACTCTGCATATCGCACAGATGCCAAAACCAGGGGAAACAATCAGTGCGCAGTCTAAGACAAATTCAGCTGGTGGTAAGGGAGCTAATCAAGCAGTTGCTGCTGTTCGTTCGGGTGCCGATACCAGTTTTATTGGTCAGGTTGGTGATGATGAATTAGGTGGTTTCATGGTTGATGCTTTAAATGGCAATGGAATCAATACCGAAAAGATTAGTAAAATCTCTGAAGAGGGAACTGGATCTGCAGTTATCCTATTAGACGAAGCTGGCCAAAACTGTATTATGGTCTATGGTGGAGCTAACCAAGCAATCAAACCAGCAATGGCAGACGAATGTGAAGATTTAATTGCAAGTGCAGATATTTTGATATCTCAATTTGAGACACCTCAAGATGTTACTCTTCGGGCTTTTGAAATTGCTAAGAAACATGGAGTTACTACGATTTTGAACCCAGCTCCTGCCACTGAAATAATTGATGGTCTATTAGCAGTTACAGATTTGATTGTTCCAAACGAAACTGAGAGCGCTACTTTGACTGGGATCACTGTTGACGACACGGAATCGATGGATAATAATGCTGCCAAGTTCTCCGAAATGGGAATTGATAATTTGATAATTACTGTGGGTGATCGTGGAGCATACTATCATACTAAGAATGATAGTGGGTTTGTAAAGGCATTTAAGGTTAAGGCGGTTGACACGACTGCGGCAGGTGATACATTTATAGGTGCATTTAGCTCCCAAGTGAAAAAAGATTTATCTAACGTTGAGGAGGCACTTGTCTACGCACAAAAAGCATCATCAATTACCGTTCAAAGAGCTGGTGCATTGCCTTCAATCCCTACCAGTAAAGAGATTGCGGCTGAATACAAATAA